The window AGAGTGGATTCCCAGCTTCACACTCCAATGTACATTTTTCTGAACCACCTCTCCTTCTCTGACCTCTGCTATTCCACTGCAGTTGGGTCCAAGATGCTGGTGGACCTTTTGGTCAAGAACAAATCAATTCCCTTTCTTGACTGTGCTCTGCAATTCTTCATCTTCTGTACCTTTACAGATGCTGAGTGCATGctgctggcagtgatggcctTTGATGGGTACAGAGCCATCAGCAGGCCCTTGAGCTATGCAGTGGACATGTCCAACAGGGTGCGCTCCCTGCTGCTGACTGGAGTTTACCTGGTGGGGTTGGGAGATGCTTTTATACACATGATGTTAACATTCCACTTATGTATCTGTGAGTCTAATGAGGttaatcatttcttctgtgatgtcccTCCTCTCCTGTTACTGTCTTGCTCTGACACACAGGTCAATGAGTTAGTGATATTTACCATTTTTGGTTTCATTGAACTGAGTACCATCTCCAGAGTCCTGGTCTCTTACCGCTACATCATCTTAGCCATCTTAAAGATCCACTCTGCTGAGGGGAGGCACAAAGctttctccacctgtgcctcccacttAACTGTAGTTGTGGTTTTCCAGGGAACTATGCTCTTCATGTATTTCAGACCAAGTTCTTCCTACTCTCTAGATCAAGATAAAATGAGCTCACTGCTCTACACCCTTGTGATTCCCATGCTGAAACCTATGATTTGTAGCCTACACAACAAAGATGTGAAAGTCAgcattaaaaaactgaaaaataaaattttgttttcataaatattctaCGAATACATATTTATACAGAAATTCATTATCGTGTTTTTTCCTCAAAACACATAATATGAAATCATCTCTAATATCTTCATATAATAGTTTATTGACTACCACATACCAGTAGTTTCTAGTTTATCAAGTATCCTACACTTCATTATATGtcttcaatttaaattttatttttttgagtttggaAAACTTTTCAGCCTGTTTCAGTGTAAGAAAGTGTCATTAGTTTTATGTagattttatgcatttaattatTCTAAGAGTTATTGGGGTTTTACTGTGTGCCTTTCACATTACTGTGTGCCTTGATTTTCATGGCAAAATAATTTCCATGCAAAGGAGCTATATATTGTATTGGAAATTAGAAGCACTAATTAATATAACTTACAAGTAATTCACATTGAACTATAACACACCATGAGTCAAAATTTCAGCTATTCTATTCAAAAGCAAATGTCTGAATCTAGATTTCAATGAAGAAATGGTTCCTTGTAATGGTGAGGTTTAGATTCAGATCTAAGCAATAAGTAGAGATACAATGAAAGTGTGGTGGGAAGAAGAAAGGATTCCAGATGGAGAAGAGAATTAGAGACCCAGAGGTGCCAGGAAAAGGACTCTAGATAAAAGAAAGTTCAAGATGGAAGGAATATGAAGCCAAgtgcttttgatttgttttccccaaataattagtgaagttgaatatttttttcacatacttgATAATTGTACgtcttctttaaagaaatggcTATTCAATCTTCTCTAGAACTTTTTattcaagttattttttcttgtttgttttctgaattgtttgagtaccaaaggagaaataaatttggTGTTCTGTTGCATGGTAGGGTTACTGTAGTCAATGATAATgcattgtgtatttcaaaataagtagaagaaaagattttgactattgtacaataaagaaataatgaatttttgaGATAATGCATATGGTAATCACCTTCTTTGAGATTTTGGATATGATAATCACCTTGCTTTTGTTATTATGCAATGTATATATGACTGTTTTTAattgatgatatttttatttcttgtataaaTCTTTTAATTACAAAAGATGTGGTATTTCTAAATAATCACAGGTTGAGCTGCTATTATAATAAGTGCAAAACTTGGAGCAATATTCCATATCTCAGAGTCAAGGTATATTTCACTATGTTCAGTATATTGAGAAAAATTCCCATGACCCCAGACCACtatgtaaaaattacaaaa of the Sciurus carolinensis chromosome 11, mSciCar1.2, whole genome shotgun sequence genome contains:
- the LOC124959393 gene encoding olfactory receptor 5W2-like → MDSGNCSALNQFFLLGITNNPQIKVILFPAFPVVYFIILLANLGMIVLIRVDSQLHTPMYIFLNHLSFSDLCYSTAVGSKMLVDLLVKNKSIPFLDCALQFFIFCTFTDAECMLLAVMAFDGYRAISRPLSYAVDMSNRVRSLLLTGVYLVGLGDAFIHMMLTFHLCICESNEVNHFFCDVPPLLLLSCSDTQVNELVIFTIFGFIELSTISRVLVSYRYIILAILKIHSAEGRHKAFSTCASHLTVVVVFQGTMLFMYFRPSSSYSLDQDKMSSLLYTLVIPMLKPMICSLHNKDVKVSIKKLKNKILFS